The sequence CGGCGAACTGCTCCGAGACCCGGTCTCTTACCGCGACCCCAAGTCGACAGCCACACGCGAGCAAGTTTTCGAGGCTGTCGGGAAGCGGCGGCTGTTCGACGCGACCGGCATCGCGAACTGGAACACACCGAACACGCTGTGGCAACTCCACACTATCGCCGAACGCGAGCCCGAACTTCTCGAAGAAAGCGACGGCTTGCTCATGATGCCACAGCTCCTCTCGGCACGGATAGGGGGACAACCGGCGGGCGACGTGACGATTGCCTCGACCACGCAGATGGTCGATCCCAAGGCACGGACGTGGGCCACCGACCTGCTCGACGAGCTGTCGCTTCCGACGGACCTGCTCCCGGACCTGTCCGAACCCGGTCAGCGCCTCGGTACCGTCGACGACACCGTCGTTTCGGGCCTGTCTTCGACGCCGGAGGTCGTGGTGCCGGCGAGCCACGACACGGCGGCGGCCGTCGCCGGCCTTCCGCTCGCCGAGGACGCCGCGTTTCTCAACACGGGGTCGTGGTTCATCCTTGGCGTCGAGCGAGACGAACCAGTACGGACAGATGCCGCCTTCGAGCACGCCGTCTCGAACGAACTCGGCGTCAACGGGACCGTTCGGCTCCTGAAGAACATCAACGGGTTCTTTCTGCTCGAAGAATGTCGCAAAGCGTGGCGCGAGGCGGACGAACCGGCCGATTACGAGACGCTTCTGTCGGCCGCAGAAGAGGCAAAGCCACGGACCGCGCTCGTTGATACGGATGCTGAAACTTTCAGCATCGACGAACCGATGCCCGACCAGATTCGGGCCTACTGCCGCCGAACGGACCAGCCCGTTCCGACGGGACAGGGTAGTCTCGTCCGCTGTCTGCTCGACAGTCTGGCAGCGAAAGTGGCGCTAGAACTCGATGCGCTCGCGGCAGTCGTCGACGACCCACCGTCACGTATCGTTCTCGGTGGCGGCGGTGTGAGAAACGAACTGTTCTGTCAGTTACTGGCCGACATCACCGACCGCCCAGTGTCGACTGGGCCAGTCGAGGCAACGGCTGTCGGCAACATCCTCACACAGGCCGTTGCGGCGGGGCGCGTGCCGGACATCGAGACTGGTCGGCAGTTGATCGAGTCGGCGTTCGAGACGACGACCTACGAACCACAGGCTGGTGGTGAGTTGGCCGAGTCAAAAGATCGGTTGGCTGCACTGACCGACGAATCGCTGTCCGGAGCCTGACGCTTTCACTGCGAGGTGTAGCCGCCGTCCATCACGACGGTCGACCCCGTCATGTACGACGAGGCGTCCGATGCGAGATAGACAACCAGTTCTTTCAGTTCCTCTGGTCGACCGAGACGGCCCATCGGCGTATTCTCCAGCCAGGTTTCCTCCATCTCCGGGTTCTCTTCGAGCACTTCGTCGACGAGTTCGGTCCGCATGTACCCGGGCGCGATGGCGTTGACGCGGACGCCCTGATCGCCCCACTCGACCGCCAGTGACTGGGTCAGCATTCTGACGCCAGCTTTCGTCGTGTTGTAACTGGCCTGTTTCTGTGGGACGTTCACGTCGAAGCCCGACATCGAGGAGATATTGACGATGCGGCCCTCACCCCGTTCGAGCATCTGCTGGCCGACATGTTTGGCACAGAGGAAGACGCCGTCGAGATTGACTGACACGACACGCCGCCATGACTCGATGCTCGTCTCCTCCGCAGGCGAGTTTTCGACGATGCCGGCGTTGTTGACCAGTACATCAATTGGTCCGAGGCGGTCGGTCACGTCCTCGACCATCGCCTCAACGGAGGCTTCGTCCGTCACGTCGACCTCAGTCGCAATAACGTCCGTTTCGCCGTCGAGTTCCGAGGCCGTCCGTTCCGCTTTCTCGAGGTTCACGTCCGCGATAGCCACGTCGGCCCCCATCTCCGTGAGACCGGTCGCCATTTGCTTGCCGAGACCCTGCGCAGCACCGGTGACGATAGCTGTCTCTCCGTCGAGGGAGAAACTGTCAAGTACACTCATGCGTACGCTTGGTGCTCCGGTAGCCTCCAGCATAAATGTACGCCTATCTCTATCACAGTCCTTGTTGGACCGATATCGGCAGCCAGTCATTACAAGTACTCCCTTGCAGATAACACAGCTATGCAAATCACCGACTTCGAACTGTTCGCCGTGCCGCCGCGGTGGTTGCTTCTGAAGCTGGAGACTGACGAAGGGATCGTCGGCTGGGGTGAGCCGATTGTTCAAGGTCGGTTAGAGACGGTTCGGGCCGCAGTCACTGAACTCATCGAGGCGTATCTCCTCGGGGCCGACCCGCTCCGAACCGAGTATCACTGGCGGAAGCTCTACCAGAGCGGCTACTTCCGCGGCGGGCCGATACTCATGAGCGCGCTCGCCGGCATTGATCACGCGCTCTGGGACATCAAGGGGCGACACTACGACGCACCAGTGCACGAGCTACTCGGCGGACACGTTCGCGATAAACTACTCGTCTACCAGTGGCTCGGTGGTGACGATCCCGAAGACGTGGCTGTCGCGGCAAGAGAGGACCGGAAACGCGGCTACAGAGCGTTCAAATTCAATTTTGCCCGGGAGTTTCGGCCGATTGAAACGCCGAGCGCTGTCGATCATGCGGTTGAGCGCGTAGCCGCAATCCGTGACGCCGTCGGTGACGACGCCCTCGTCGGCGTCGACTTTCACGGCCGCGTCTCGAAACCGATGGCTGCGGATCTCGTCGAACGGCTCGAACAGTTCGATCTGATGTTCATCGACCAGCCGTTGCTCCCCGAACACGACGACTCGTTTGCCAGTATCTCCAAGCGGACGACTGTCCCGATAGCGACTGGCGAACGATTCTATTCGCGCTATGACTGCAAGCGCCTCCTCGTCGACGACGGGGTGTCGATACTCCAGCCTGATGTGACCCACGTCGGTGGCATCAGCGAGATGCGCAAGGTCGCATCGATGGCGGAAGCGTTCGACGTGGCCGTCGTTCCGCACTGCCCGCTCGGTCCCGTCGCGTTCGCGGCGAGCCTACAGGTCGGGTTTTGCGCCCAGAACGTCGTGCTGCACGAACAGGACCTCGATCTACACGACCCAGCGACGAGCCCGCGACTCAAGGTCCTAGAGGACCCGGAGACGTTCCAGTTCGAAGACGGCTACGTCAAACGACCAACCGGCCCCGGACTCGGTATCGACATCGACGAGGCCCTCATTCGAGAACTGGCACAGACAGAGGTCAACTGGTACAACCCGGTCTGGCACCATGAGGACGGGAGCGTCGCGGAGTGGTAACTGGCCGCGGCGACCGAATCAATCCGACCACCCTGTGTATTTTTATGGCTCTGTTCCGTTCGAACAGGTATGCGAACTGCTGTACTGGTAGAACCAACTGAGTTCGAACTACAGGACCGTCCCAGACCGTCGCCCGGGCCCGACGACGTACTTGTTGCCGTGCGCGACGTCGGCATCTGTGGCTCCGACATCCACTACTACAGACACGGTCGTATCGGCGACTACGTCGTCGAAGACCCGCTCGTCCTCGGGCACGAGAGTGCGGGTGAAGTCGTCGAAGTCGGCGAGAACGTTACTGACCACGAAACGGGCGACCGCGTCGCGCTTGAACCCGGCGTTCCCTGCCGGCGCTGTGCCCACTGCAAGCGCGGCGACTATCACCTCTGTGAATCCGTGCGGTTCATGGCGACGCCGCCACACGACGGCGCGTTCACGGAATACGTCTCGTGGCCGGCCGACTTCGCCTACACGCTCCCGGAATCGGTCTCCACCGCCGAGGGGGCGCTGTGCGAACCGCTTTCGGTCGGAATACACGCCTGCCGACGCGGTAACGTTGGAACTGGCGATACAGTGCTCATAACCGGAGCCGGACCGATCGGGCTGATGGTGATGGAGGCCGCGCGCGCCGCAGGCGCGACGGAGGTAATGTTGACCGACGTCGTTGACGAAAAACTAGAGTTCGCTGAAAAACGTGGAGCAGATCTGACAGTCAACGTTACCGAAACGGATCTCGATACGGCGGTCGCCCAGTACACGGACGGCGTCGGTGCTGATGTGGTCATCGAAGCCTCCGGTGCGGAGCCGTCGATCAAGTCGACGGTCGACGTGGTTAGTCGGGGCGGCACGGTCGTTCTAGTCGGACTCGCTAGCGAAGCGGAGGTCCCAATCGACGTGCTGGAACTCATCGACAACGAAGTCGATGTCCACGGTTCGTTCCGGTACAAGAACACCTATCGTGCGGCTGTCGACCTGTTGGCCGACGGCGAAGTCGACGTCGAGGGTATCATTGACTTCGAATCAGAACTCGAAGACATCGACGATGCGTTCCGCCAAGCGATGGAGCCGACCGTGGTCAAGGGCATGATATCACTTGATTCGTAACCGGCACTGCATTGAGAAGACTGTCCTGAAAAAGCACAATATGATAGATATACAGATGGTACTGAGTATTGGTAGTAATTTCAGCATGCCCGTTGTACGCACGACCTCATGACGCGACTCTGAAACAATCAATGAGGCGGTATATTATCTAAATGGACAGTCAGATAGCGCTTGAGTCCCATTATTTGGGATCCTGAGGGGTTTCGGTAGATACCCGAGATATCTACTCTACAACCATCACACTTCCCAGAGATAGCCATTACAGCAAAATAAAATATTCTGTTTAAAACGTAATTTCACAGTCCGATTGGTTTTCTATGATTTAGTTGTGCTTAGGTATGACGATCTATCAGAGTGGTGTGCCAGAGTGAGATACCCACGCACTGTGAGTAGCCGAACGGTTATACCCCACAACCGTTGTGGGCGGATATGGACCTTTCAATCGTTGACCTCTCTCCGGTCCCGGATGAGGGCACTGCAACTGACGCGTATGCGAACACCATCGATGCTGCCCAGCAGGCCGAACGCCTCGGCTACTCCCGCTTTTGGGTGGCGGAACACCACGGGATGGGAAAGAAACTTGCAGGAACAACACCCGAGGTACTGCTGGGCAACCTCGCCGCCGAAACCGACTCGATCCGGCTCGGATCGGGGGCGGTCCTGCTCAATCACTACAGTCCGTTCAAAGTCGCAGAACTGTTCGGCTCTCTTGACGCGCTCGCGCCAGGACGCATTGACGCGGGGCTTGGGCGGGCCAACGGCTCTCCGGCTGTCGACCGGGCACTCGGGACGGACAGACGTGTCCGGAACCCTGACGAAGACCACGCCGAAAAAATCGAGGCTGTCGTCTCGCATCTCTACGATAGCTACCCGGACGGACACGCGTACAGCGATATCGAGATTCCCAGTTCAGGTGGGGACACACCTGTTCCGTGGGTTCTCGGCTCAAGCCCGTCGAGCGCCGCACTGGCTGGCAAGCTCGGTCTGCGCTACTGTTTCGCTGCGTTCATTCGACCGAATCTGGCTGTCCGTTCGTTCGAGGAATACCGAAACCACTTCCAGTCGTCGCAGTTGGCCGGCAGTGTGGGCGAGCCAGAAGGAATGGTTGCGGTAAACGCAGTCTGTGCCGAAACCGACGAGGAAGCGGCGCGGCTCCGTGCCGTGGCCGAAGCCTCGTTCAAGCGGATGGAGCGAGGAGTCATCGGTACGACACCATCTATCGAGGAAGCAATCGACGAGCTTGGAGCCGTACCCGAACCGACGCCTGCCACGCTGGATACCGGTGAGTGGCCGCGGGCGATTTCCGGCAGTCCAGAGACACTCAATGACCTACTCGAACAGCTGGCTGATCGGGTTGGCGTCGATGAGGTGATGATTCAACATGTTGTCAGCGACCACGCTGACGCGCTCCGCTCCCACGAGTTGCTCGCAGACGGCGTCGGCCTCACACCGCAGTAGACCCTCCTACTGGAGTGGATTGGGAGCAGGTCACTGCGTTACAATCTTTGAGGCCCATTTTATGCTAGTAAAGTCCTATTCGAAGTCTTTATTTGGATTTCCTATGCTTGTCTTGTTAAATTTGATCATATAGATGCCTATTTTGAGGCCATAGTTGAATTTATAGTTCTATAGTGTTGTTTTCTAGAGCGCGTATTTAATATACAGATGTAAAACGCTACGATGGCGTTTTTTCGGAAAGGCACTGGCCTCCAGCGGTTTCAGATACGGCCTATTCGGATCAACTCAGTCGTCCGCGGCCGCAGTGGCGGTCGGTTCCGCAAGGTCGGCTTCGGACAGCTCAGACACGGGCGACCACTCCAAATCACGCTCGTACTCGAAGGCATGGTGGTCCTGCGTGGGGTCGATGACCGTTAGCGAGAGCCAGTTGTTATCCAGCAGGTTCGCCACCTCCGGGTGGTCAGCAAGTACATTGGTGACGCGGTCGACCGGCGCGTGGATAACCGTCGAGAGGCGGAGCGGCTGGTGGTAGAGGTCGTCGTCGGCAGCCATGAGTGACTGCAGCGGGAGGCCGGTCATCAGGTCGCCGCCGTTGCCTTGGTAGACGCCGATGTTGCCGACAGGATTGTGGGTCACCTTCGACCCGCTACCGTAGACAGCGTTGTCGACCGTCGAGAAGTAGTACTGGGTGTTGATCCACTGTGTGACGACCATCGGTCCGGTGAGAATCGCCTCCAGCGCCTCGCCGTCAGGGTCGGTCGACCAGTCGTACGAGTGGAGGAAGGCGCGGCCGTCGAGGTCAACACCGCTCGTCAGTTCGCGGGGGGCGATAACGAAGCCAGCGTTACCGGCCAGGCCCCATTCAGGACGGGTCTCGGCCCAGTCGGCGGCGCGGCGCTCCGTTTCGCTGACCCCTGCCGACGCGTCAGATCCCATCGATTCGGCACGCTCTGCAGTCGCGTTCTCGCGAGCGGTGGCGAGGTCGGCGCGCAACTGGCCGAGGTCGTCAGCGTGGCTCTCGGGCACGTCGCTGTCGTATAGCTCCACCTCGTCGGTCGTCGTGTTGTGTTCACCGGCGACGAAGACGGTGTCGTCGGGAATCTCGAAGCCGCGGTCGCGGAGCGCGGACCGGACTTCGGTGTCGTTGCAAATCGCCGCCAGCACACGGGCGTTCGGGCCGCCGGGGTTGCCGGCGCAGGCACCACAGTCAAGACTCGAATCGTAGGGGTTGTTTGTCGTCTCACTGGCGTGCCCGGTGAAGACGACGAGGCGACTGAACGTCTCCCAGCCCATCAGGTCGAACGCGGTGGCGGCGTACTCGACTTTCTCACCGGTGGTCAGCCCCACCGGCAGATCACCGGTATAGGTGTGCTGGTGGTGGACGAGCGGGTCACAGAACTCGTGTTCGTCGGGAACCGAGCCGTCAGCCGCATCGAATAGGCCGTGCACGCGACCGGGGACAAGCGTGCGGGCAGCGAGTGCGAGGCCGTACCCACTCCCTGCAGTTTCGACGAAGCCGTAGGCCGTGGCGGCGTTCGCCTCTAGCGTTTCGATAATTTCGTCGGCGGTTTCACGAATACCCGACCAACGATCATGGCTCTCCTGGGTGTCGTCGTCGGTTGGCACGTCGGTGACGTGATGCTGTGGGTCGAGAATCGGGGGGCAGGCGTCGACCGACACGTCAGTATCATAGCCTTGATACTCCATCGGAATACCGAAGAATCCAGCGTAGCCGTGGGTCTCGTAGTCGCCTGCAGCCTCGATGTGGCGGCGGATGATCTCCGAACGGGTATCGATACAGAAGACCATCTGCGCGTCCGGGCGGCCCGAGTTGTCGCTGTCGGCCAGCGATTGGCTCTCCGTGGCAACTGTCTCGACCAGGTCGCCGCGATAGGTCTCCTCCCAGGCGCGCAGGAACGCCCCAGCGAGTTCGGCAGCTGGGCCCGGGTTGATGCTATCGTTCGAGGGAACGATATCAGCACCGACGGCATCTAGCAGGGCCAGACGGGCCGCGAGGTATCCAGCCAGCGAAATCGGGTACGTCGACTGCCACGCGCCCTCGTCATCGGCACGCTGCTTGATGAGTCCCGTCCAGCCCGGGAGAGCGGCCAGTTGCTCCTCGATGATGGCCACCCACTGGCTCTCCGGGTACGACGCAAGCACTGTTTCGATGGTCTCGGTCGGCGTCTCCGGTAGGTCGGTGATGATCCCTTCATCGGGGATATCGCCGTCGTGTTCGGCCACGCCGCGGAAGGCGGTGTAAAACCCCGCTTCGCGGTTCGGCATCGACCAGTGGGCGCTCCCCTCATCAAGGAACGCTGACAGCCATTTCGTCAGGACCTGATCGACGCGTTCCGAGGCAGTGTCGGAGTCACTGTCCGTGGCATCGGTCGCTTCGGCCATCTGGTCAAGCAGTATCTCGGGGTCGTTCTCGTAGCCGGCCTCGGAGAGTTCCGCGTCGAGAACTTCCGTGTCTATCTGGCCGCGCTGCAGCGCCGCACGGAACGTCTCCGGACTTGGGTAGCCACGGCCGCCCAACAGGTCGGCTGCCTGCGTGACCGCCTCACTGAACGGCTGGTCCTCGAACCCCGCGAGGGGGTTTGCCGTCACGAACGAGTGGATGGGCCAGAGGGAGCCGACGGTGGTCGCTGCGCTGTCGATACTGTCGTGGATGGTGGATTCAGTACTCATTGTAGTCCTCCGTCGTGGTCAGCACAGTGTCGGCCGACGGCTGGCCGGCGTTCAGCAGCGCCACGTAGAGACGCTGGCTACGCTCGTGGATCCCGGTCTCGATGCCGATGTAGATACCGACGAAGAAGACGGCGATGATGCCGTGGAGCAATGTCAGTTCGGTCGTTGCGGGGCTGACAGATATGAGCCCCGAGACCCTCGTGTAGACCGCGGCGTAGATGACGATGGCGGGGAAGAAGACTATCGGGACGGCCCCGTAGCGGGCCGCCGTCGGAAGCGAAGTATGCTGGACAGCGTTGCGGGCCGCATGGAGCGTCGTGAACACCACGAAGAAGGTCAGCAGAAGACCACTGTCGACATGCCCTCCCTTCCCTGTCAGCACTGTAAACACCGCGCCGCCGGCGAGCCCGGTCAGCAGTGTGACGACGCCGCCGACGACGCTCGTCGTCATTCCAATCGTGTGTGGTGTCTCCTCGCTCGGGGTCGTGTGTTCGACCTGTCCGCCGGCACTGAGGAACTGGTAGGCCTTGTAGAAGCCGTGCAGGATGAGGTGGGTGATAGCAGCCCCGAAAAATCCGAGGCCGGCCTGCATGATCATGAATCCCATCTGGCCAACCGTCGAACAGCCGAGTTTGCCCTTGATATCCGTCTGAACAGATTTCAGGAGTTTCCCGCCAATGGCACTGGCACCACCGACGCCGACGATTGCGAGCATGAGCGCAGGGTCGACGGTGATGACCGGCGCGAAACGAGTCAACAGAATGCCACCCGCGTTGACGAACCCAGCGTGCATCAGCGCGGAGGCAGGCGTCGGCGCGGTCATCGAAGAGAGGAGCCAGCCGTGGAACGGAACAAGCGCGGATTGAATCATCGCCGCGAGTACGAGTGCGCCTGCGGCGACCAGCCACACCGGGCCACCGAGTGAGTCGGAGGCTGCAGTAATTCCGGAGACCGTGGTCGCACCGGTCACCCACCACAGTGCCGCCAGCGCGACACCGAGAAGCGCGCTGCTGGCAATGAAGTACTTGCGGGCGACCGCGGCAGCTGCCTGTGCCTGATCCCAGCCGCTGACGATACCGATGAGTTTCGCCATCAGCAGCCCCATCGCGAGCCACAGCGCCCCGAAGAGAGCGAGGTGGTCAGCCGCGACCAGCCCCATCACAACCACCGTGAAACCGAACACGGTGGCGAAAAAGGACGTTTTGAGGCGACTCCCAGCCAGATAGCGACGCGAGTAGCTGTGAACGATACCGCTGAAGAAGGTGACAACTACCCACATCAGAACTGTCAGACCGTCGACGGCGACAATCCCGGGTATCTCCCACACGAACTCGGTTCGGATTCGGACGGCAAGCACAGCAATGCTCGCGGCAAGCATCGACCATACGAGCCATGTGAGTGCGACAGGCACGAGCGGCGAGTCAGCCGTCGTGTCCGGGAGTGATCCAACCGTCTTCGGTGAGTTGTGTCCTGACATCGTTGTTCGTGACCAATCACAGACTGTGATTGACCGGTTCTAGTTGTCTTCACCCATAGTGCGAACGGACTGGTTATTAAATCCTTCTATACTACCAATTTGTTCCTAAAGAAGTGCATTATAGAACATTATGTTTTCCGGCAAAGGTCCAGCCAAAAGCACTGCCAGGGTATTAACCGGGTCCTTCACAGCCTGTGCCGGCAAACTTCTTGGAAGGCGAGTCTCCGGTACACAGGCACACAGATTCGACAATCAGAGACTGATTGCGTATTGAGCGGTGGTGATGTTACCAGACTGTTCGTTGAGGGAACTCGAAAATCAGATCGTGATGGAGGCTGCGTCGGTCACTTTGATGACGTGGCCAGCCGTATGTTCCCGGGTGCGCAATCGTTGGCATACAGCTCCGCAACAGCAGTCCCGCAGCTAGCTCTCGTTCCCAGAATCGAACTTACCGAAGGGCGTCGTCTCATGGCTCCGGACGAGTACTTCATCGGCCACCGTCAGTCCCATATCGAGAAGTGCCTGGGCGACGGGTGTGATGTCGCTATCCGATTTACCGACGGCCGTCACGAGGAGATTCTCCTCGCCGGTGACCAGTTCCTGAACCGATACCACGCCGTCTATGTCGAGGATTTTGGGGATTAAATCGCCTCGCTCGGGAATCGACGCTGTGCAGTAGAGCAACATCCGGAGCGGGTAGCCCGCCTGCTGATAGTCGACATCAGCGCTGTAGCCTTTGACGATCTCGCTGGACTCGAGATGGTTAATGCGCTTCCGGACGGTGCTGTCGGACGTATCGGTTCGTTCTGCGATGTCCCCGGACGACATATTTCGAGCATCTTCCTGTAATGCGTACAGGATTGCTCTGTCCACGTCGTCGATTTCCTCGTCGGCCATACTAGTGTGTCCACAGCAAGGACACTTTACTGTTGTACGTTCCGCCGATAGCGCTGCTGTAGCTGTTACCAATGGGAGGGGATTTCGACGGCTCTTGATACAGTTGTCAATCGATGGGCCAGATCTGATTTTGGGAGGACAGCACTGAGATGATCCTGTTCATGAGCAAGGCTGCGGTGAAAGCCATCACGCACCCAGCAGTTGGGATGACTGGGCTAAGTCTACCGCAGGATTTCGTTTTCAGGTGCGCCTAAACTCCGAAGCAGTTATATATTTTTAGGCAGGCCTAACATTTATGTCGAGAGATGACACGAATTGCGAGGGCCCGACGAGACGTGACTACATGAAATACGGCAGTGCGGTGGTGGGTGGCGGCTTGCTAGCGGGGTGTACAGGTCAGTCCGGATCAGAAGCAGCCCCGACCCAGACAGGCACAGGAGGCCAGTCATCCTCAGTGACTGAACCAACAACGGCTGACGATGGATACACTGTTACAATGTCTCCCATGGGAACCGTCGAGTTC is a genomic window of Haloarcula sp. H-GB4 containing:
- a CDS encoding rhamnulokinase family protein — encoded protein: MNHVAIDVGASGGTVFLGEVTQSSFSVREVHRFDNRPVERDGRYVWDVGALVDHIGDGIRAADDHADSLDTVGIDTWGLDFGLLADGELLRDPVSYRDPKSTATREQVFEAVGKRRLFDATGIANWNTPNTLWQLHTIAEREPELLEESDGLLMMPQLLSARIGGQPAGDVTIASTTQMVDPKARTWATDLLDELSLPTDLLPDLSEPGQRLGTVDDTVVSGLSSTPEVVVPASHDTAAAVAGLPLAEDAAFLNTGSWFILGVERDEPVRTDAAFEHAVSNELGVNGTVRLLKNINGFFLLEECRKAWREADEPADYETLLSAAEEAKPRTALVDTDAETFSIDEPMPDQIRAYCRRTDQPVPTGQGSLVRCLLDSLAAKVALELDALAAVVDDPPSRIVLGGGGVRNELFCQLLADITDRPVSTGPVEATAVGNILTQAVAAGRVPDIETGRQLIESAFETTTYEPQAGGELAESKDRLAALTDESLSGA
- a CDS encoding SDR family NAD(P)-dependent oxidoreductase, with the protein product MSVLDSFSLDGETAIVTGAAQGLGKQMATGLTEMGADVAIADVNLEKAERTASELDGETDVIATEVDVTDEASVEAMVEDVTDRLGPIDVLVNNAGIVENSPAEETSIESWRRVVSVNLDGVFLCAKHVGQQMLERGEGRIVNISSMSGFDVNVPQKQASYNTTKAGVRMLTQSLAVEWGDQGVRVNAIAPGYMRTELVDEVLEENPEMEETWLENTPMGRLGRPEELKELVVYLASDASSYMTGSTVVMDGGYTSQ
- the dgoD gene encoding galactonate dehydratase encodes the protein MQITDFELFAVPPRWLLLKLETDEGIVGWGEPIVQGRLETVRAAVTELIEAYLLGADPLRTEYHWRKLYQSGYFRGGPILMSALAGIDHALWDIKGRHYDAPVHELLGGHVRDKLLVYQWLGGDDPEDVAVAAREDRKRGYRAFKFNFAREFRPIETPSAVDHAVERVAAIRDAVGDDALVGVDFHGRVSKPMAADLVERLEQFDLMFIDQPLLPEHDDSFASISKRTTVPIATGERFYSRYDCKRLLVDDGVSILQPDVTHVGGISEMRKVASMAEAFDVAVVPHCPLGPVAFAASLQVGFCAQNVVLHEQDLDLHDPATSPRLKVLEDPETFQFEDGYVKRPTGPGLGIDIDEALIRELAQTEVNWYNPVWHHEDGSVAEW
- a CDS encoding NAD(P)-dependent alcohol dehydrogenase is translated as MRTAVLVEPTEFELQDRPRPSPGPDDVLVAVRDVGICGSDIHYYRHGRIGDYVVEDPLVLGHESAGEVVEVGENVTDHETGDRVALEPGVPCRRCAHCKRGDYHLCESVRFMATPPHDGAFTEYVSWPADFAYTLPESVSTAEGALCEPLSVGIHACRRGNVGTGDTVLITGAGPIGLMVMEAARAAGATEVMLTDVVDEKLEFAEKRGADLTVNVTETDLDTAVAQYTDGVGADVVIEASGAEPSIKSTVDVVSRGGTVVLVGLASEAEVPIDVLELIDNEVDVHGSFRYKNTYRAAVDLLADGEVDVEGIIDFESELEDIDDAFRQAMEPTVVKGMISLDS
- a CDS encoding LLM class flavin-dependent oxidoreductase, coding for MDLSIVDLSPVPDEGTATDAYANTIDAAQQAERLGYSRFWVAEHHGMGKKLAGTTPEVLLGNLAAETDSIRLGSGAVLLNHYSPFKVAELFGSLDALAPGRIDAGLGRANGSPAVDRALGTDRRVRNPDEDHAEKIEAVVSHLYDSYPDGHAYSDIEIPSSGGDTPVPWVLGSSPSSAALAGKLGLRYCFAAFIRPNLAVRSFEEYRNHFQSSQLAGSVGEPEGMVAVNAVCAETDEEAARLRAVAEASFKRMERGVIGTTPSIEEAIDELGAVPEPTPATLDTGEWPRAISGSPETLNDLLEQLADRVGVDEVMIQHVVSDHADALRSHELLADGVGLTPQ
- a CDS encoding DUF2309 domain-containing protein, which encodes MSTESTIHDSIDSAATTVGSLWPIHSFVTANPLAGFEDQPFSEAVTQAADLLGGRGYPSPETFRAALQRGQIDTEVLDAELSEAGYENDPEILLDQMAEATDATDSDSDTASERVDQVLTKWLSAFLDEGSAHWSMPNREAGFYTAFRGVAEHDGDIPDEGIITDLPETPTETIETVLASYPESQWVAIIEEQLAALPGWTGLIKQRADDEGAWQSTYPISLAGYLAARLALLDAVGADIVPSNDSINPGPAAELAGAFLRAWEETYRGDLVETVATESQSLADSDNSGRPDAQMVFCIDTRSEIIRRHIEAAGDYETHGYAGFFGIPMEYQGYDTDVSVDACPPILDPQHHVTDVPTDDDTQESHDRWSGIRETADEIIETLEANAATAYGFVETAGSGYGLALAARTLVPGRVHGLFDAADGSVPDEHEFCDPLVHHQHTYTGDLPVGLTTGEKVEYAATAFDLMGWETFSRLVVFTGHASETTNNPYDSSLDCGACAGNPGGPNARVLAAICNDTEVRSALRDRGFEIPDDTVFVAGEHNTTTDEVELYDSDVPESHADDLGQLRADLATARENATAERAESMGSDASAGVSETERRAADWAETRPEWGLAGNAGFVIAPRELTSGVDLDGRAFLHSYDWSTDPDGEALEAILTGPMVVTQWINTQYYFSTVDNAVYGSGSKVTHNPVGNIGVYQGNGGDLMTGLPLQSLMAADDDLYHQPLRLSTVIHAPVDRVTNVLADHPEVANLLDNNWLSLTVIDPTQDHHAFEYERDLEWSPVSELSEADLAEPTATAAADD
- a CDS encoding proton-conducting transporter membrane subunit, whose protein sequence is MSGHNSPKTVGSLPDTTADSPLVPVALTWLVWSMLAASIAVLAVRIRTEFVWEIPGIVAVDGLTVLMWVVVTFFSGIVHSYSRRYLAGSRLKTSFFATVFGFTVVVMGLVAADHLALFGALWLAMGLLMAKLIGIVSGWDQAQAAAAVARKYFIASSALLGVALAALWWVTGATTVSGITAASDSLGGPVWLVAAGALVLAAMIQSALVPFHGWLLSSMTAPTPASALMHAGFVNAGGILLTRFAPVITVDPALMLAIVGVGGASAIGGKLLKSVQTDIKGKLGCSTVGQMGFMIMQAGLGFFGAAITHLILHGFYKAYQFLSAGGQVEHTTPSEETPHTIGMTTSVVGGVVTLLTGLAGGAVFTVLTGKGGHVDSGLLLTFFVVFTTLHAARNAVQHTSLPTAARYGAVPIVFFPAIVIYAAVYTRVSGLISVSPATTELTLLHGIIAVFFVGIYIGIETGIHERSQRLYVALLNAGQPSADTVLTTTEDYNEY
- a CDS encoding Lrp/AsnC family transcriptional regulator, translating into MADEEIDDVDRAILYALQEDARNMSSGDIAERTDTSDSTVRKRINHLESSEIVKGYSADVDYQQAGYPLRMLLYCTASIPERGDLIPKILDIDGVVSVQELVTGEENLLVTAVGKSDSDITPVAQALLDMGLTVADEVLVRSHETTPFGKFDSGNES